A genome region from Leptospira stimsonii includes the following:
- a CDS encoding class II glutamine amidotransferase translates to MCELLGMSANVPTDISFSLTGLVQRGGKTGPHKDGWGIAFYEGKGLRVFHDPAPGVESKIAEFVRKLPIKSETVISHIRKANRGKVELKNTHPFVREFWGSYWTFAHNGQFKGIKEESLGDFRPVGTTDSEYAFCWLLGKLKKKFQERPRNEAELFRAVLKLVTELRSKGVSNLLFSDSKHLYAFCSTKLSWITRKSPFGKARLLDADLSVDFRKVTRPGDRVTVIATQPLTSNEEWNHFSPGEFQVWRKGRIVFSNA, encoded by the coding sequence ATGTGTGAACTCCTCGGTATGAGCGCGAATGTCCCAACGGACATCAGCTTCAGTCTCACGGGCCTTGTCCAGAGGGGCGGGAAGACTGGCCCGCACAAAGACGGCTGGGGAATCGCCTTCTACGAAGGAAAGGGACTTCGTGTCTTCCACGACCCCGCGCCTGGGGTAGAATCCAAAATTGCCGAGTTTGTACGGAAACTCCCGATCAAGAGCGAAACCGTCATCAGTCATATCCGAAAGGCGAACCGAGGAAAAGTGGAACTGAAAAATACCCATCCATTTGTCCGGGAATTTTGGGGTTCCTACTGGACCTTTGCCCACAACGGGCAATTCAAAGGAATCAAAGAAGAATCCCTCGGTGATTTCCGACCGGTCGGAACTACGGACTCCGAATACGCGTTCTGCTGGCTCCTGGGAAAACTCAAGAAGAAGTTCCAGGAACGCCCCCGAAACGAAGCCGAACTTTTCCGTGCCGTCCTAAAACTTGTGACGGAACTCCGGTCAAAAGGAGTCTCCAACCTTCTCTTCAGCGATTCCAAACACCTCTACGCATTCTGTTCCACAAAACTTTCTTGGATCACGAGAAAATCTCCTTTTGGAAAGGCCCGACTTCTGGACGCGGATCTCAGCGTGGACTTTCGAAAAGTGACCCGACCGGGCGACAGAGTCACGGTCATCGCGACGCAACCGCTCACTTCCAACGAAGAATGGAATCATTTCTCTCCTGGGGAATTTCAAGTTTGGAGAAAGGGAAGGATTGTATTCTCTAACGCTTGA
- a CDS encoding DUF1554 domain-containing protein: MLLVGASSSEAGNATSANGSGAQTSTCGASGCTIFLSSGINGNLGGITGADSHCVTDAVAQSAPGNTASYKALIMTDNGSRNLTSSWVLYPNTVYRSMNNSNLVITTTDANGQFQFPLSAEITGAGGNAVYTGINTTGPSWVPKTGMNCLNWTDNTNLVSGWIGVSNNPNQELDSGGSFTCDQFLVLYCVQR, encoded by the coding sequence ATGTTATTGGTTGGAGCGTCCTCATCAGAGGCAGGTAACGCAACCTCAGCGAACGGTTCTGGCGCTCAAACATCCACCTGCGGAGCTTCCGGATGTACGATTTTTTTATCTTCAGGGATCAACGGAAACTTAGGGGGGATAACAGGTGCGGACTCACATTGTGTGACCGACGCCGTCGCTCAAAGCGCTCCCGGAAATACAGCCAGTTATAAAGCTCTTATTATGACGGACAATGGGTCCAGAAATTTGACGTCGTCTTGGGTTCTTTATCCGAACACCGTATATCGTAGTATGAACAACAGCAACTTGGTAATAACGACGACTGACGCGAACGGACAATTTCAATTTCCCCTTTCCGCAGAAATCACGGGCGCAGGCGGTAATGCGGTTTATACCGGCATCAATACCACAGGACCGAGTTGGGTTCCGAAGACCGGGATGAATTGTCTGAATTGGACGGACAATACAAATCTTGTATCGGGTTGGATCGGAGTCAGTAACAATCCGAATCAGGAACTCGATTCGGGAGGTTCTTTTACATGCGATCAATTCCTCGTTTTATATTGTGTACAAAGATAA
- a CDS encoding Bor/Iss family lipoprotein yields MIIFCVSITFCQHARVEVSPIAEQKKKTESKKERILLKQNYYLMGLFPRKIEYEESSLCPERGIKEIHQYSSFMNVLFEQMTLGIYSPRSLEIYCY; encoded by the coding sequence ATGATAATCTTTTGTGTCTCGATAACCTTTTGTCAACACGCAAGAGTGGAAGTTTCGCCGATCGCAGAACAGAAAAAGAAGACCGAATCAAAAAAAGAACGGATTCTCTTAAAACAAAATTATTACTTAATGGGATTGTTTCCAAGAAAAATAGAATATGAAGAATCGAGTCTTTGTCCTGAAAGAGGAATCAAAGAAATCCATCAGTATTCTTCTTTTATGAACGTTTTGTTTGAACAAATGACTTTGGGAATTTATTCTCCGCGTTCCTTGGAAATTTATTGCTACTGA
- the polA gene encoding DNA polymerase I encodes MKRLLIIDGHAFVFRAYYAFGASNLTNSKTGKPSGATFGFFKMLFKLLQDYAPTHVAMTFDPGGPLERGKTFEEYKANRKPMPEDLRPQIKEVMETLSNIGFRVLKMDGHEADDIIGTLCENYKATAKEILIFSGDKDLYQLLEKKNIKMLRGKKGVTEFVEIDAGWVKEELGIDVKQIPDYMGIVGDTSDNIPGVKGIGDKGASKLLQDYKTLDGIYKNLDKIKNPSMKTKLSEQKENAYLSKALATIKRDLDLGITEKDIETPDYKSDQAILYFKSQGYNVLSKDLAKSAGKEVPKDAEVSETKDEASVVPAGEKGNYKFITSLDELSKVCRGLLKSRILAVDTETTSPNPAMADLLGISFSNQEKTGFYVSVKNSASLFQEKSLTLEEVKEHLGPVLASEVPKVGQNIKYDLIVLENHGFVLNNIQFDTMLASYVLQPEGRRHNMDALAKDLLNYDTITYDDLVGTGKKKKELTDIDPEQVAEYAAEDADITFRLYQVLRKSIKDSGVEPILRDIELPLVPVLAEMEKHGIALDVPYFEELARDFDREIRHLESEIHKQAGAPFNIASTKELQKILFDELKLRTVKKTQTGYSTDHEVLEELVGEHPIIEKLLEYRKYTKLKSTYVDALPKMVNPKTGRIHTSYNQTIAATGRLSSTDPNLQNIPIRDREGRLLRKGFVAGSSDYEILSLDYSQIELRIMAHVSKDPAMLDAYNHGLDIHRRTASALYGVSEKEVTSEMRDKAKVVNFSVIYGVTPYGLSRNLRISRDEAKSFIERYMTQYPGVKSYMDEMVAFAEANGYVQTLTGRRRPVTDIHSTHKSAKEAAKRIAINSPIQGTSADMIKIAMISIHKEIQNSKLKSKLLLQVHDELVFEVHKKEKDEFKASMKKHMERAMPLDVPILVEGKFGANWDEAH; translated from the coding sequence ATGAAACGTCTTCTCATCATCGACGGACACGCCTTCGTATTTCGCGCCTATTACGCGTTTGGCGCATCCAATCTTACCAATTCCAAAACCGGAAAACCGAGCGGGGCTACATTCGGTTTTTTTAAAATGCTTTTTAAACTTCTTCAGGACTACGCGCCGACTCACGTAGCGATGACCTTTGATCCTGGCGGACCTCTAGAACGGGGCAAAACCTTCGAAGAATACAAGGCAAATCGAAAGCCGATGCCGGAAGATCTCCGTCCTCAAATCAAAGAAGTGATGGAAACCCTTTCCAATATAGGATTTAGAGTCCTTAAAATGGACGGACACGAAGCGGACGACATCATCGGAACTCTTTGTGAAAACTACAAGGCAACAGCAAAAGAGATTCTGATTTTCTCGGGCGATAAGGACCTCTATCAACTATTAGAAAAGAAGAATATAAAGATGCTCCGGGGTAAAAAGGGAGTCACCGAATTCGTAGAAATCGACGCGGGTTGGGTCAAGGAAGAATTGGGAATCGACGTTAAACAAATTCCGGATTATATGGGAATCGTCGGAGATACTTCGGATAACATTCCCGGAGTCAAAGGAATCGGAGACAAAGGCGCTTCGAAACTTCTTCAGGATTATAAAACCCTGGACGGAATTTATAAGAATCTCGACAAGATCAAAAATCCTTCGATGAAGACCAAACTCTCCGAACAAAAAGAAAACGCATATCTTTCCAAAGCGCTTGCGACGATCAAACGAGATTTGGATTTAGGAATCACAGAAAAAGATATCGAAACTCCGGATTACAAATCCGATCAGGCGATTCTTTATTTCAAATCGCAAGGTTATAACGTTCTTTCCAAAGACCTCGCGAAATCCGCAGGAAAGGAAGTTCCTAAGGACGCAGAAGTTTCCGAAACAAAAGACGAAGCTTCCGTTGTTCCAGCGGGAGAAAAAGGGAATTATAAATTCATCACAAGCTTGGACGAACTTTCCAAAGTTTGCAGAGGACTTTTGAAATCCAGAATTCTCGCGGTTGATACCGAGACAACTTCTCCAAACCCTGCTATGGCTGATCTTTTGGGAATTTCTTTTTCCAATCAGGAAAAGACCGGATTCTATGTTTCGGTTAAGAATTCAGCGTCTTTGTTTCAGGAAAAATCTTTGACTTTGGAAGAAGTCAAGGAACACCTCGGACCGGTTCTTGCGAGCGAGGTCCCGAAAGTCGGGCAGAACATTAAATATGATTTAATCGTATTAGAAAATCATGGTTTTGTGTTAAACAACATTCAGTTTGATACGATGTTGGCTTCTTACGTTCTTCAGCCGGAAGGAAGACGTCACAACATGGACGCTCTTGCAAAGGATCTCTTGAACTACGATACGATCACTTACGACGATCTCGTCGGGACCGGTAAAAAAAAGAAAGAACTGACCGATATCGATCCCGAGCAGGTCGCGGAATACGCCGCCGAGGACGCAGACATTACATTTCGACTTTATCAGGTTCTTAGAAAATCTATCAAGGATTCCGGCGTGGAGCCGATTCTTCGGGACATCGAACTTCCTCTGGTTCCGGTTTTGGCCGAGATGGAAAAGCACGGGATCGCGTTGGACGTTCCTTACTTTGAAGAACTTGCAAGGGATTTTGATCGCGAGATTCGCCACTTGGAAAGTGAAATTCACAAACAAGCGGGTGCACCGTTTAACATCGCTTCTACGAAAGAGCTTCAGAAAATTCTTTTTGACGAATTGAAACTGAGGACCGTTAAAAAAACGCAAACAGGCTATTCCACCGATCACGAGGTTTTGGAAGAATTAGTCGGGGAACATCCGATCATAGAAAAACTTTTGGAATACAGAAAGTATACGAAACTCAAGTCCACGTATGTAGATGCGCTTCCGAAGATGGTCAATCCCAAGACGGGAAGAATTCATACGAGCTACAATCAGACGATTGCCGCCACGGGAAGATTGTCTTCCACCGATCCGAACTTACAAAACATTCCGATTCGAGATCGAGAAGGACGTTTGCTGAGGAAGGGATTTGTCGCGGGTTCCAGCGACTATGAAATTCTCAGCTTGGATTATTCTCAGATCGAACTTAGAATCATGGCCCATGTTTCCAAGGATCCTGCGATGCTTGACGCATACAATCACGGTCTGGACATTCATAGAAGAACCGCTTCGGCGCTTTACGGAGTTTCCGAAAAGGAAGTAACTTCTGAAATGAGAGATAAGGCCAAGGTCGTAAATTTCTCCGTGATCTACGGAGTCACTCCTTACGGCCTGAGTCGTAATCTTAGAATATCTCGAGACGAAGCCAAGTCGTTTATTGAACGTTATATGACACAGTACCCTGGCGTAAAAAGTTACATGGACGAAATGGTCGCCTTTGCGGAAGCAAACGGTTATGTTCAGACTCTTACGGGAAGGCGTCGTCCCGTGACTGATATTCATAGCACGCATAAATCCGCGAAAGAAGCGGCCAAAAGAATCGCGATCAACAGTCCAATTCAGGGAACGAGCGCCGATATGATCAAAATCGCGATGATCTCGATCCATAAGGAAATACAAAACAGTAAACTAAAATCGAAATTACTCTTACAGGTTCACGACGAATTAGTCTTTGAGGTTCATAAAAAGGAAAAGGATGAATTCAAGGCGTCCATGAAAAAGCACATGGAAAGAGCGATGCCTTTGGACGTTCCGATTCTTGTAGAAGGAAAGTTTGGAGCCAATTGGGACGAGGCTCACTAA
- a CDS encoding OmpA family protein → MRTFQKKRNELFIRGICLGFFSLILNCHQTIIIPSKSPRLGESIKGVHATSRSYVLGYFEGSHSKAECSEGIENFRIFRSVTDFIIHIFIGGIYNTRSIEIECIRPKLDFATIQKSGSMILKGVHFNSNSDQILNESYVILEGLSRYLKENSKLRILIVGHTDLNGNEKRNDALSLERASATKNFLISRGIDPPRMEIKGFGSKRPMLRSLDERASALNRRIEIQVLKERDEEVANKRIEPDEEDSDKKYSTRIIFRDGKILKGNVVNQTANSIQFERNGEVQEIQKNKIRKIEYIRH, encoded by the coding sequence ATGAGAACATTTCAAAAAAAACGAAACGAACTTTTTATCCGGGGAATCTGCCTTGGATTCTTCTCCTTAATCCTGAATTGTCATCAGACGATTATAATTCCTTCGAAATCTCCGCGACTCGGAGAATCGATCAAAGGAGTACACGCCACTTCCAGGAGTTATGTTCTCGGATACTTTGAGGGAAGTCACTCGAAGGCAGAATGTTCCGAGGGAATCGAGAATTTTAGAATTTTTAGGAGCGTCACCGATTTTATCATCCATATATTTATCGGAGGAATTTACAATACACGAAGTATTGAAATAGAATGTATTCGCCCTAAGTTGGATTTTGCGACGATTCAAAAGTCGGGTTCGATGATACTCAAAGGAGTTCATTTTAATTCTAACTCGGATCAGATCCTGAACGAGTCCTATGTCATTTTAGAAGGATTGTCAAGATATCTAAAAGAAAATTCTAAACTTAGAATCTTGATCGTCGGGCATACGGATCTGAACGGAAATGAAAAACGGAACGATGCATTATCCTTAGAACGAGCCTCGGCGACGAAGAACTTTTTAATTTCGAGGGGAATCGATCCTCCCCGAATGGAAATCAAAGGATTCGGATCGAAAAGGCCGATGCTTCGAAGTCTGGATGAACGGGCATCCGCGCTCAACAGAAGAATAGAAATTCAAGTTTTGAAGGAAAGAGACGAAGAAGTCGCTAATAAACGAATCGAGCCGGATGAAGAAGACTCCGATAAAAAATATTCTACGCGGATCATCTTTCGAGACGGTAAAATCCTAAAAGGCAACGTAGTTAATCAAACCGCCAATTCAATTCAATTTGAAAGAAACGGAGAAGTTCAGGAGATTCAAAAAAATAAGATTCGGAAAATAGAATACATCCGGCACTGA
- a CDS encoding 2-hydroxychromene-2-carboxylate isomerase, which yields MQNFEFFFEFASTYSYLSVMRIERAIQNPEIKIVWRPFLLGPIFKKQGWNDSPFNIYPAKGKYMWKDMERRARKYGIDFSIPSIFPRNGLLASRIVVANERQPWIPSFIRETFQANFAKDQDISSPEIIRTILKNIGVNAEEILKNASDEDVKDRLRKQTEHATEIGIFGAPSFIANGELFWGDDRLEDALEELRK from the coding sequence ATGCAAAATTTTGAATTCTTTTTTGAGTTTGCGAGCACATATTCCTATCTCTCGGTTATGAGAATCGAAAGAGCGATTCAAAATCCAGAAATTAAGATTGTATGGAGACCTTTTTTACTCGGACCGATTTTTAAAAAACAAGGTTGGAATGATTCTCCGTTCAATATCTATCCCGCAAAAGGAAAGTATATGTGGAAGGATATGGAAAGAAGAGCTCGCAAGTACGGGATTGACTTTTCGATTCCGAGTATTTTCCCCAGAAACGGTCTTTTGGCTTCCAGAATCGTCGTTGCGAATGAGAGACAACCTTGGATTCCATCTTTCATACGGGAAACTTTTCAGGCAAACTTTGCAAAAGACCAAGACATCTCCTCACCGGAAATCATTCGTACTATTCTAAAGAACATTGGCGTCAATGCAGAAGAGATTCTAAAAAATGCATCCGATGAAGATGTAAAGGATCGCCTTCGAAAACAAACCGAACATGCCACTGAGATCGGAATTTTCGGAGCACCCAGCTTTATCGCAAATGGAGAACTTTTTTGGGGCGATGATCGACTCGAAGACGCTCTGGAAGAATTGAGAAAGTGA
- a CDS encoding glycosyltransferase produces the protein MILHIDTETGWRGGERQLLLLAEGLKKRKIPQLILGKPGSALESRCSDHGLPFEALAMKGEWDLASVKAIRAIVEERKIRLIHTHTAKAHTLALFAKSKLPTTKLVVSRRVDFSIRKNLFSIWKYKSKRNDLFLTVSNKIREILLRDGVDPAKTVTVHSGIDFSFTKKLPDPARYKKEFSIKKDTIVIGNVAALVDHKDQKTLLHAVAKIDPSKNFKLLILGEGELRKELEDLTNSLGISDRVIFTGYRQDVPDILSLFDIFTLTSKEEGLGTSILDAMAVGLPVVATKGGGIGEMLTHEKGAFLAEVGDSDSLSKYYEILIDDSKIRKNFGTFNKESVKRFSIKNTIRKTELAYYSFLGEELFGATE, from the coding sequence GTGATTTTGCATATAGACACAGAAACCGGCTGGAGAGGAGGGGAAAGACAACTTCTCCTTTTGGCGGAAGGCCTCAAGAAAAGAAAGATCCCTCAACTCATCCTGGGTAAACCGGGATCCGCCCTGGAAAGCCGTTGTTCCGACCATGGACTTCCGTTCGAAGCCCTCGCGATGAAAGGAGAATGGGACCTCGCTTCCGTGAAGGCGATTCGAGCGATCGTCGAAGAAAGAAAAATTCGACTCATCCACACGCATACGGCGAAGGCGCACACGCTCGCCCTCTTTGCAAAATCAAAACTTCCGACAACAAAGCTCGTCGTTTCCAGACGGGTCGATTTCAGCATTCGGAAGAATCTATTCTCCATCTGGAAATACAAATCCAAACGCAATGATCTCTTTCTTACGGTTTCCAATAAGATTCGGGAAATTCTTCTGAGAGACGGAGTCGATCCTGCAAAGACAGTTACCGTTCACAGCGGAATCGATTTCTCTTTTACAAAAAAATTGCCGGACCCGGCGCGTTATAAAAAAGAATTCTCTATTAAAAAAGATACCATCGTGATCGGAAACGTCGCCGCGCTCGTGGATCACAAGGATCAAAAAACTCTTCTTCATGCGGTCGCAAAGATCGATCCTTCTAAAAATTTCAAACTTCTCATTCTTGGAGAAGGGGAACTCAGGAAAGAATTGGAAGACCTTACTAATTCATTAGGAATTTCTGATAGAGTTATTTTTACCGGATATAGACAGGACGTTCCGGACATTCTTTCCCTTTTTGATATTTTTACTCTTACATCCAAAGAAGAAGGACTTGGAACTTCGATTCTCGACGCGATGGCGGTCGGTCTTCCGGTCGTCGCGACCAAAGGCGGAGGAATCGGGGAAATGCTTACCCACGAAAAAGGCGCTTTTCTCGCCGAAGTCGGAGATTCGGATTCTCTTTCAAAATATTATGAAATTCTTATAGATGATTCGAAAATCAGAAAAAATTTCGGAACCTTCAACAAAGAATCCGTAAAAAGATTCTCCATCAAAAACACGATCCGTAAAACGGAACTCGCATACTATTCTTTCTTAGGGGAAGAACTTTTCGGAGCAACAGAATGA
- a CDS encoding alpha/beta hydrolase family esterase, which yields MKRKTHFIFLIFFLSLLSILTECRLLRNLRTETKDGSQLEKITVDGIERTYWIHLPKKKYSGTEKLPLVLGLHGRLGSGRNIMEDSKLNRISDREGFIVVYPDGIDRSWADGRGATPADKQKVDDVHFLEKLIDHISESYPVDKDKIFIFGHSNGGFMTQRMLIEKTKRFRAGVSVSSQISEFILRNFEPSGNVSVAFINGTKDSTVPYYGGYVRDGGEILSVEDSVDRWLQWNSCLKQPEIKKKDEKEDGTSVEIYSYNQCKGKTSVLHYKIVDGGHNWPGVNRNVPFIKMGTPTYELDPGEEIWTFFKSKSESASGN from the coding sequence ATGAAAAGAAAAACACATTTTATATTCTTAATATTCTTTCTATCTCTTCTATCCATCCTAACGGAATGCAGGTTGTTGAGAAATCTTAGAACGGAAACAAAAGACGGTTCCCAATTGGAAAAAATAACCGTAGATGGAATCGAAAGAACGTATTGGATCCATTTACCGAAAAAAAAATATTCAGGAACGGAGAAACTTCCCTTAGTTCTGGGACTTCATGGACGACTCGGGAGCGGAAGAAACATCATGGAAGATTCCAAACTCAATCGGATCTCTGATCGGGAAGGATTTATAGTAGTATATCCGGATGGAATTGATCGAAGCTGGGCCGATGGACGAGGAGCGACGCCTGCCGACAAACAAAAAGTAGACGACGTTCACTTTTTAGAAAAACTCATAGATCATATCTCAGAATCTTATCCGGTTGATAAGGACAAGATCTTTATTTTTGGTCATTCCAACGGCGGCTTTATGACTCAAAGAATGTTGATCGAAAAAACGAAACGATTCCGCGCGGGAGTAAGTGTTTCCTCGCAGATTTCGGAATTCATACTCAGAAATTTCGAACCTTCAGGGAACGTTTCGGTAGCCTTTATCAACGGAACGAAGGATTCCACTGTTCCATATTACGGTGGTTATGTGAGGGACGGAGGAGAAATTCTAAGCGTAGAAGATTCGGTAGATCGATGGCTTCAGTGGAATTCTTGCCTCAAACAACCCGAAATTAAAAAGAAAGACGAGAAAGAAGACGGAACAAGCGTAGAGATTTATTCTTACAATCAATGCAAAGGAAAAACGTCCGTTCTTCATTATAAGATCGTGGACGGTGGACATAATTGGCCCGGGGTGAATCGAAACGTTCCTTTTATCAAAATGGGAACCCCGACCTACGAGCTGGACCCGGGCGAAGAGATTTGGACATTTTTTAAATCAAAATCAGAATCCGCATCCGGAAATTAG
- a CDS encoding alcohol dehydrogenase catalytic domain-containing protein → MKIQFDAMDYRSDDSFETAKYQFEGSLETGWDISRNGKEYLHLGPGYKLLKSKLCGVCSTDLSRRFLPFPLPQVIGHEVIAEDVEQQNGIKQKYVVEINDTFEARGDDPVDEFCEEGIPTHSPERKVLGIDRLPGGFGPYILAPQNAAIPFTNIPDKTAVLIEPFAASLQAVIASPPKKGDNVAVLGPRRLGSLVIAALAAYRTSSKIDFKISALARHDHLLKLSLNLGADEAIDLRKESLESLKERFAIVYDTTSTTSGFESAIRLSKRELHLKTTNGQEVFGVKKLTELVVDELSLLPFSEENLNFHWEKENRSNQSVYVAPSVGKISLPSHFKVYYGSIEEAEAILLSKDFQGRVPRFDLGIAGTAEEIDHLIRPNSKHENSLIRPRSAILFKGESKGNPLLEFLNLGKSIHTSRCGDFHLAIKLLQEDKKVTEALEKNMITHSFSPEKLSEAFTTAHTPEAIKVVISHA, encoded by the coding sequence ATGAAAATCCAATTTGATGCTATGGACTATCGTTCGGACGATTCTTTCGAAACCGCAAAGTATCAGTTCGAAGGAAGCCTCGAAACGGGCTGGGACATTTCCAGAAACGGAAAGGAATACCTTCATCTTGGACCGGGATACAAACTTCTGAAATCCAAACTCTGCGGAGTTTGTTCCACCGACCTCTCCCGACGTTTTCTTCCTTTTCCCTTACCCCAAGTGATCGGACACGAGGTCATCGCGGAAGACGTAGAACAACAGAACGGAATCAAACAAAAATACGTTGTCGAGATCAACGACACCTTCGAAGCAAGAGGCGACGATCCAGTCGATGAATTCTGCGAAGAAGGAATTCCTACACACAGCCCGGAAAGAAAGGTTCTTGGAATCGACAGACTTCCGGGAGGATTCGGTCCTTATATCTTAGCTCCGCAGAATGCGGCAATACCGTTCACAAATATTCCCGATAAGACCGCGGTTCTCATCGAACCCTTTGCCGCTTCTCTACAGGCTGTCATCGCTTCTCCACCGAAGAAAGGGGATAACGTCGCGGTCCTCGGTCCGAGAAGATTGGGAAGTCTCGTCATCGCCGCGTTAGCCGCTTATCGAACTTCTTCCAAAATCGATTTTAAAATTTCAGCGCTCGCAAGACACGATCATCTCTTAAAACTTTCCCTCAATCTTGGAGCGGACGAAGCGATCGATCTCAGAAAGGAAAGTTTAGAATCTTTGAAAGAACGTTTTGCGATCGTCTACGACACGACGAGTACGACTTCCGGATTTGAAAGTGCGATCCGACTTTCCAAACGAGAATTGCATCTGAAAACCACGAACGGACAAGAAGTGTTCGGAGTCAAAAAACTCACCGAACTCGTGGTAGACGAACTTTCCCTTTTGCCCTTCAGCGAGGAGAATCTAAACTTTCACTGGGAAAAGGAAAATCGTTCCAATCAAAGCGTCTACGTCGCTCCGAGTGTGGGAAAAATTTCTCTTCCCTCTCATTTCAAAGTATATTACGGAAGCATTGAAGAAGCAGAGGCCATTCTTCTTTCGAAAGATTTCCAAGGACGCGTCCCTCGATTCGATCTCGGAATCGCGGGAACCGCGGAAGAAATCGATCATTTAATCCGACCCAATTCCAAACACGAGAATTCTTTGATCCGCCCTCGAAGTGCGATCCTTTTCAAAGGAGAATCCAAAGGGAATCCTCTATTAGAATTTTTGAATTTAGGAAAATCGATCCACACTTCTCGTTGCGGGGATTTTCACCTCGCGATCAAACTTCTTCAAGAAGATAAAAAAGTAACCGAAGCGCTCGAAAAGAATATGATCACACATTCCTTTTCACCGGAAAAACTTTCCGAAGCGTTTACGACCGCACACACACCCGAAGCGATCAAAGTAGTCATTTCACATGCCTAA
- a CDS encoding DUF1554 domain-containing protein has protein sequence MNCTRNFFSRNNRGFLARFVSATLVVLFPLTSCTLWPILTTAVVSKSESDNSSSSLLLLLLAQGAGSSNSTSGTTPTSSPGQATCAATGCSLFLTSVPNGNFGGVTGADASCAAQAAVIGAPGNATGYKAFIMAEDGTRSLSTSWVLYPNTNYYSIDNSNLLISTTDANGQFAATLTNEITPSAGLAYTGIDTSGATWIPKTGQSCVNAGASWTSISAGVTGWVANPNSPGLEIGGAGTLTCATASSIYCVQR, from the coding sequence ATGAATTGTACCCGCAATTTTTTCTCTCGAAACAATCGAGGATTCCTGGCTCGGTTCGTTTCCGCGACGTTAGTAGTTCTATTCCCATTGACTTCCTGTACTCTGTGGCCGATTCTCACGACGGCTGTCGTTTCTAAATCGGAATCCGATAATTCTTCCTCTTCTCTCCTTTTGCTTCTATTGGCGCAAGGCGCCGGTTCCTCAAATTCTACGAGTGGAACAACGCCCACTTCCAGTCCAGGGCAGGCGACCTGCGCGGCGACCGGATGTTCTCTTTTTCTTACTTCCGTCCCCAATGGAAATTTTGGTGGGGTTACCGGTGCTGATGCAAGTTGCGCGGCTCAAGCCGCTGTGATCGGAGCGCCTGGGAACGCAACGGGTTACAAAGCGTTCATCATGGCTGAGGATGGAACGAGAAGTCTGAGCACGTCTTGGGTTCTGTATCCCAATACGAATTACTATAGTATTGATAACAGTAACTTATTGATATCTACCACCGATGCAAACGGACAATTTGCGGCGACTTTAACAAATGAAATTACGCCTTCTGCCGGGTTGGCTTACACCGGCATAGATACGAGCGGGGCTACATGGATTCCAAAGACCGGACAAAGTTGTGTTAACGCGGGCGCTTCTTGGACGAGCATAAGCGCCGGGGTTACCGGTTGGGTGGCGAATCCTAATTCACCCGGTCTAGAAATAGGAGGGGCCGGAACTCTCACGTGCGCCACTGCGTCTTCGATTTATTGCGTTCAAAGGTGA